ATGAGAAGTATGTTTTTCGGCTGGGCAACTAAAGGCTGTAAGTGATTTCGCATGGACGAACCCTGAGGACAGGTTGATGGCACACATGGAGAGAGCCCTCAGGCCTTGGGTGAGGAAGCATGGGCTTCTTCCTCGAGGGGTGGGCATACTCACACTGCAGGTGTCGGCACTGCCATCCTCAGTACCAGCACAAAACATGTCTCTGCTGATCAAGGGGTAGACAGAAGTAATCTTGAACAGGTCGTGGCACCTGCTGTTGTTTAGGATGGTGACCTGCACTTCTCGGAGGTGGTAGGGTGGTGGCAGCGGTTCTGGGTGttaggacagagacagagcaccGTATTAGGGTCTCCTCTGCTCTccaaggcaggagcaggagggagggcaCACCTACGTGATGCTGGTGCCCCCTGCTGGTCACCCTGGACAATCCAGTGTGACAGAAGGAGCCGGTGGGTAGATTTAAGTAGAGTCCCAGTCCCTCTATTTCTGCACCGGAAGGACTGGCTCCCGAGGGTTCCAGTGGAGAGATTCCTTTGCCCAGGCACAGGGAGAGATGGATGCTGAGATAGTTTGGGGATACAGGATCTAAGATGGAAATTCCCAAATTCACAGGCACAGTGTCACACGCTtaggatcccagcactgaggtgacaggattgtgagtttcaggccagtctagactacaaAGCAAAACACCGTCTTAAAAATATTCCCAGGGTTGGGGCTGGAAAGCTTTCAGGAGCCctcgctgctctttcagaggacccagattcagttcccagaacccacacggagactcacagccacctggaactctatttccaggggatctggtgcctcttctgacctctgtgggctcttACATGcgtatggtgcacacacatatacacactcaagtacacacacatacacataaaataaatgcttaaggAGCACTCCCAGGGCCAATCGGACGGCTCGTGGATAAAAAGGACTTGCAGtgcaagactgacaacctgagttcaatccccacagaAGAACACAGAACTGTTGTTCAGTTCACAGAACCCATGTGAATGCCAGATGTGGAGCTGAGCATCCATAATCTCAGCATCCCTACTtcaagacaggaggcagagacaggagaattgcccaGAAATGCATGGGCCAGCCAGCCTCGGGTACAACATACTACAGTAGAAACAAAATAAtctgggtggtggcagcacacacctttaatcccagcactcgggaggcagaggcaggcggatctctgagtctgaggccagcctagtctacagagtgagttctagggctacACTAACCAAAAGTCGGTTTGTTTTTCAGAAACCATGGAGGCTTTCCCATACCCCCCtctcccaaaacaacaacaacaataattggGTGTGTTATagcatgcttgcaatcccagctctcagtAGGGATCAGGtcggagggtcagaagttcaaagccattctcACTAGTATGTAAAAAATTTAGGATCCACTTGGGCTATTCGAGACCCtacctcagaaacaaaacaagaaagaaaagattaaCATGCCACAACATTTAGGAGAAACATCAAAAGCAGTTCCAGGAAGAAACTGATAGCTACCACTGCTTACGTTAGTGAAGAGGGAAGCCACAAACCAACAACTTCTCTCTACAGCTAAGGAAATAGAACAGAGGAGCAAATTAAACCCAGAGCTGGCAGCCGGGCcctggcggcgcacgcctttaatcccagcattaggcaggcagaggcaggtagatgtctgagttcaaggccagcctggtctacagagagacttctaggacagccagggctactcagagaaaccctgtcttgaaaaacaaaacaaaacagaacagaacaaaacaaaacaaaacaagaatcaaaaGGGAGAGCCTggagtagtggcgcacacctttagccccagcattcaggaggcagcaaTAAGCAGAttgctgtgagctcaaggccagcctggtctacattgcaagttctaggagagccagctacatagtgagaccctatcttaaaaatcaaatcaatcaaacaaataagtgaataaaagtaaaaagaatcaAAAAGGACTCTTTCAGATAAGCCCTTACCCAcgctctttaattaaaaaaaaaaatatttatttatggtggtgggaacatgggggaaatcagaggacaaactTCCAGAAgctagttctctcctcccaccaagtGGGACCCGGGGGTTAAACTCAGATGGTTAGGCCTGGCAGCAAGCCTctccatccactgagccatctcgtcagCCCGTACTGGTGCTCttgactgtttctttctttctgagcatctctttcttttttttttctttttttggtttttcaagacagggtttctctgtgtagctttgcgcctttcctggagctcacttggtagcccaggctggtctcgaactcacagagatccgcctggctctgcctcccaagtgctgggattaaaggcgtgcgccaccaccgcccggctgaacatCTCTTTCTTAAGAGTCGTGCTTAAAATCTATATTAAAGTATCTTAACAAGGCCCGACTCTACTTCATAAAAAGAgtagcaaaaacaaaccaaaaaggacAAGGAATACTAATGAGAACTGTATGCCAACAAATCCGATAGCCTATCAACCAAGATGACCCAGGGAAATCCCGGAGCCTCACACACCATTAAACAGACTCAAGATAGACCTATGACAAACAAAGAGATAGACTCAGCCATCAGTATGCCCCACCAAGAAAAGGTGCCAGGGGCTTCACTGGTGAATTCTACCAACGTGTGAAGAAGAAGGAGCTACAATCCTTTCTGAACTCGCCCCAAACACAGGTGAAAGAGAGCGACACTTCCTGATTTCCACACTAGGCCACTGAGACCTAGAGGCTGAAGCTAGACAAAGGCAAGAACACGCGAAAAGAAAACTCAAGACCCCCCATGAATATCCTAAAGCAGggcatgctggtgcacacctttaatcccagctttcaggaggcagaggcaggcggatctctgagtttgaggtcagcctggtctacagagcgagttctagaacagccaggactttgtagagaccctgtctcaatagataaataatgaaaaaaagaaacgaATGCATGTGCATCTGAGCCCATCAGTGCAGGAAAGGGCTTCCATCCATGAGCAGGCACAAGGTCTCACCAGACGTGAGGACTCTGCACAGGAAAATCAACACGGCAGAGACACACactgacagaaggaagaaagaacagtcTCCGTCCGTGCAGAGGAAGCATTTGGCCCAATTCTGCACTCTTTCACAGAACAAAAGCAGAAttcaacagccaggcatggcagcgtGGGTCTGTAACCAGTgcggggaggcggagacaggatctctctggtTCCTAGGCAGCTGGTCTAGCAGAACCAGCAAGGGTCGGGTTCAGCCGGAGACTCTGACtcaaacaaagaagcaaacaaaaccgACCAGATTTGGTGCCATCAAGACAGCTTATCTGGGAAGGTGTTTACTGCTGAACCTGGGGacttgagttctgtccccagggcccacacggtgacaggagagaactgattcctgctaCTTGTCCTCTGACATCACGTGCATGCTGTTGTATGCATGTGCCCCTGTcccaaataagtaaatttaacaatgtgtatgtttttatgtatgtacCCTTTATGTATGCAAAAAAACTAAgtgggcaggtggtggtggtacacacctttaatcccagcactagggaagcagagcctggttctgcgagttcgaggccagcctggtctacagagcgagatccaggacaggcatcaaaacaacacaggaaaccctgtctcaaaaaaaaaaaaaaaaaaaccaaaaaaccaaaaaaccaagcaaccaaccaaacaaacaacaacaacaacaacaacaacaacaacaaaaaccctaaaaaatCCCTGAGgtgaagagcaattgaggaagattcTGACCTCTAGACTCCGTACACATGTGCGTGCATACTTGTATGCTCAGAGATCTGCACATACATATGAAGATGCATCCCCTCTCCAAATACAAAATTCAGTGCTCTTTTGTGATAATAGTACTAAGCAAGCCAGGATCCAAAGGAAACCCACCTCCACAAAGCCACAGCTAAACCGTGCTCAAAGTGAAAGACAGCATGCTTTCCCTGCAGGAGCCATGATGAGGTGGGGATGCCTCTTTTCTGCGCTCTATACCCTGGAAGTTTCAGCCAGAGCAATTAGGTAAGAAAGAGAAGcaggggctggtgagagggctcagtgggcaaaggcaaaGCCTGATGAcacaagttcaatccccaggacccacttaatagaagaagagaaccaactccttttgtaagttgctctctctctctctctctctctctctctctctctctctctctctctctctctctctctctctctcacacacacacacacacacacacacacatacacacacacacacaccactcatgctcatacatacaaatacaacacatatataacacacatgcacacagagtaaATGACatagttctttttaaagaaagaacaaaaaaaggttGACTCTTAAAGATGGGATGGtatgtgaaagaagccagactcaCAGGACCACAAACTGTATTCCCTCTACGGGCAGTATCTGAAAATGAGGGCTGCATGCTCAGAAAGCTGGGTTGTGGTTATCAGGGGCTGTAGGGAGGGGCTAATGAGGAGTAAAAGCTGGGCGGGAGTGAAGATCTCTGGTTGAACAGTATTGTGAGCACACTAAATGGGGTATACATTCTTTAGGTGGTTCCTTAATGGTATGTGAATTCGAGTTTAAAGAGAAGCAGTACCCACAAATGCCACATGGGGGCGACATTGAAGACACTAATTACATGAAAGAAATCCTGCAGAAAAGGCCATCTTCTCTGATTGTATTCCAGAGCCGGCAAATccaaagagacagaaagcaggtCTGGGCTGCCAGGACTACAGAATCTAGGAGAATGAGGAGACTGAAAGAAATGACGGAGGGGTATGAGGTTtcccattttgtttttgagacaaggctacATGCAgtcctgtagcacaggctggtctcaagcctGCTTTGTAGTCCAGGATATGGAGTCAAGGAtagacttgaactcctgaccttcctgccctcaacctacaccaccatgcctgctgaggcttgttttgttttgagacagggtttgcttgtgtagccttggatgtcctagaactagctctgtagaccaggctggcaggcTTTCTTTTTGAAATGATGACGATGTAATTAGAAGTGGTGACAGTCTACGGCCTTACCACTCTGAATATGCCTGATCTTGGGAGCTAAAGCGTTGAAGGGTCACCTAGTTAGGATTTGGATTGGTGACAGTGGTCACAGTGTCCCAGCTTCGTGACTGCGCTACTGACCACTGAACCACACACTGTGGCACTGTGCACGTCCATATTTTGGAGTTGTAAAGTAAATCTCAATGTAAAGGAGACTTTCCCCAGAAGGCCTTGCGCACCCATCCTGGCTGGCTGGGGAGTGCGGGAGCCGCCTAAGCGCCCCTCTGCTGCACATCTgtctggccactggagctcccgGCAGGAGAGAAGCTGAGACTGGTgggccagcaggcaggcaggagaccTGCAGATCTCCAGAGGCCAGAGTCTGGGCCTCCTGTGGCTAAAACAAGGAACAAAGCTAGCCCACCCACATGCCCACCCCTTCCGTCCCTAGTCTCACTCATGCTCTCCTCAAGGACTCCCCAGCCAGTCACCCAGCAGCTGGGCCAGTGCTGGAACATGAAGGTGGAGGGCTGGACACAGATGGGCTGGATGTCCTTGTTATAGGTGACTGAGGAGGCCAGCCTCAGCAGGGCCAGGTCGTGAAACTTCCTTGTGTCTTTGTAGTTTACAACGATGTCCTTTACCCTGTACCGGCCAGAATAGGCCTTCCTGTTCCAGAGAGAAGGCTTGGAAGTAAGCTGCCCAAGCTGGACTCTCCACTTTCCTGGATCAAGGTGCCTAtcggggaagaagaaaggaatcagGACCCCTCGGAGGGAAGAATGCTGGCCACCCGAGCCCACTGGACCCCTGTACGAGGTGACACCGTGGGGCTAATACTACTTATTTGCTCATCCTTAGTCATTACCAAATCTTTTGGGTCAAAGGACCCCTTGTAGGAACAGAGCCTAGACAGGCCATAACCAGATTCCCTGCTCCTGGACACTCTGAGAGGAACAGGAAGACCACTGGCTCCACTGGTCTCATCACTTCCCAAAGATGACTCAGAAGATGGAGGGGCTGCTGTGGGGCCTGGACAGAATAAACATCTGGTATGGGCTGAGGATGTAACTCAGCTGACAGAGTGCACTCCCTGAGCACGAGTGAATCCCAGGGTTTGATCCCCGCAGTGTACAGAGCAGCACCGTGCtccatgcctgtgatcccagcatgccGGCAGGTAAAGGCAAGAGAATGAATCATTCTCGCTATATATAAAgttaaaggccaacctgggctatgccACCTCAAAACCAATCAGCCGACCTTGGCCTGGGCCTAacatctgcctcctcctccaaggggaggttggaaggaggcTGCGTCTTCCTACAAACGAATATACCCATACCCACATGGGAATGTTTCAGTAAACACCCTGGAAGAATCAGAACAGCCTTCCCCACAGGGGGCAACGAGGAAGGTTAGCTGACTGTGACCAGCTGCGGCTCAACTTGGCGCTCAGGATATCCGGAGGCTAGTTCAAGATCACTGCCCTAGGGGGCTCCTGCCATCCCAGACTCACTTTATAACGCAGTGTGCGGCAGTGAGCACCCATCGGTGGCTGAGGAGGCTCCCTCCACAGCGGTGGGACTTCTTCCAGCGCAGACTGGCTTGCCACGGCCAGCGCCCTTGCACGGATTCTGCCCCGCCCACTATCAGTGACTGGATGTCGTTCCGGCGGCCACACGGCACTGGGTCAGACACACAAGACACCTGGCTGAGCTGACCAGGCAGGCCCATGGCGTCCCCAGGGTACCCGTgtggggaaggggctggggagaaccGCGTAACCATACACCCTCTTCCTCCAATATCCTGAGATGCGGCTGGAACCCTTCCCTCGTGGTTTGCAGACCCCCGGCCCTCCACAGTGGCCATCAGTCACCTGAGAGGAGCCTGTTTGTGGTGTTCTTGAGACCTGTGGGAGAGGAGTGCAAAAGATGAGGCGACCTCTGCATGCTCAGCCTCTGTACGTGTTCCTCAACAGGGAGGACGTTTCCTCACCTGACGCCTGGCTTTCTGCGCGCGATCCTGGGTGGAGGTGAGAAGGTGAGTTTCAGTGGACCTCCGCGTTCCCCATGCTCCCCCATCATCCCCAGTCCGGGTGGATGCATCTCCTTAGCTCACCAGACTCCCCCAGCACCACGCAcaccagcagcaccaccaccagcggCATGGGGCCCTGCAAACCCATGGCTGCCTCTCTGCAGCCGGGAGCCGAAAGCCTCGCTTCCAGCCGCTCCAGGCTCAGTGGCGCCCCCTAGGGGAGAAGCAGCAGAGTGAGAGCCTTGCTTGGCCACCTACTCCCAGCTTGAACCCCTGACAGGTTCCATAACACTCTTTCATGTGGTGCCTCAGCCAGTGAACCACAGCCATCCTTTTCCTGTCTGAGCCCAGTGCTGGATGCCTCCTCTCATGTATTGACAGCTTTCTCTAGGACCAAGGCACTGGCTCTTAGCCAGCAACCCTAGGAAAGCTCACAAGTAGGCCTCAGGGTACACTGGCTTGGAGCCTAGCAATGTGTTAGTTACGTGTTGTTAGAAGTGGTGTTTTTTTGCTGGATGCACTTAACAAAGGCTGGCCCTATCTGAGCATAGACAGAGCTTAGAACCCTGTACTTGGCCAGCAGCCACGCAGTGTGTCCTACACACTACATGGGGACGGCCAGAAACTCTTCTGGTGTAGGGACAGGGCAGGGCCAACATAACCGTGCTGGCTCATCAGTGATCGGCTTTGAAtgcccagccagccagctggaCATCCATACCAAAACCCTCTGGCTCCATAGAACTCAGAGGACTCACTATGTTCATAGTCAAGGTTTGTACAGTAAAGGACGCTTGCCACAATCAGGCATATGCTTCCACACGAAGTTAACCTGGTGCTGCACAGCCACCAAGCTAGGAGTCAAAGCAAACCATTTCTCCCCtaatttatttgcttacttatttagttttgaggcagagtctctctacatagccccagaactcactatctaggccaggctggccttgaactcacagagagccacctgcctctgcctcctgagccacaggattaaagcatgtgccaccacactggtctaattaattattttaaagagttattttggAGAGAcagccagtggttaagagcacttgctgttcctgccGAGGACCCGGGCTCAGTTCCCTGTACccatgaggcagctcacaactgtccacaaCCCCAGTTCCAGCGATCTGATGGCCTCTGCAGGCGCCAagcacacaggtggtgcacagacatgcattcaagcaaaatactcatacacataaagtaaaataagtaaacttaaaaatatatttatttattctgctctctcgagacagggttcctctgttgtagcccaggctgttctggaactcactctgtagcccaggctggcctcgaactcacagaaatcctcctgcctctgcctcctgagtgttgggattaaagggatgtgctgctgttttaacacataaacacacattgaTTCCATCAGTTCTcttcctctggagaaccctgactaatacagatgcCCAGCATCCATGCTAGAAGCTGGGGGTAATGGCacctgcctgtgatcccagtgctggaggtCCAGATAGGAGAacccctggggtttgctggtcagccagtttaGCCAAATCGGTGAACTCCAGGCCCAGTGAGGGAACCTAtcacaaaaaataaggtggagagtaattgaggaagacacacaatgccaacctttggcctccacaaatATGTGCAATGCACATGTGCcctcacccatacacatatatgcacaacacactcaaatatatacacacacgcacacacacacaatccccccCCCACAACCAAAAGGATTAGCTGGGTTATAGAGATGATGGGTCGGTggccaagagcacttgctgctcttgcagtgaACCAGGGTTTGATTTCCGGCGTcagcatggcagttcacagccatctgtccctttagttgcagaggatctggcgccctcttctggcctccagaggcaccaggCACAGAGGCAGTgctcatacatgcatgcaagcaaaataatCAGACACatcaaaatgaatgaattttaagaaaagagtgttaaagtaaaataaagcatttgAGATATCTGAACAGGAAACCGGGCTCTAGGATCCCCAAATGTTAAAAGGCGGGGCATGTTGGAGGTGGACCCATGAACTCgaagtgtctgtctgtgtcaggGGAAGGGACTTGGTGTGAAGAGGCAGAAGCACACCTGTGTGTTGATTATTCCCAGAGCAACGGCTACTGAAATAAGGAACACGATGGACATGGCTGGAAAGCAGAGTCTGCAGCTCTTTGCCTTCCTGGTGAAATCCTTCGCAGGCCCAGGATATTTACCAGTACCACACTCAGCAGGTAACCAGGTGCCTGGAAACACAGAAGGGGCTGTGGATGGGTGCGACACCTAAGGACCAGACTGACAGGGTGGGCACAGGTCTGACCTTAGAGGAATTGCTTCTTCCTAATCTCAattcttccctgtcctccctctctcctccctctccccctcccatccccttccctgtcctccccttccctctccctccttcccttccctcccctcccttcccctcccctgtcccccctccctcccctccctcccctcccctcccttttcttggGGAGTATTGTGTGACTTTCCCTGGGAAAGACAATAACAGATGTCTGTTCATCCAAGACAGGGCATCAGTGACAGACTAAAGGACAGATTCAGTCCCAGTGGAGTTTAGTGAACTAGTGACTGTTGGGATTACATATTAGAACATGGGTCACTCAGGGCAGGTGCGTCGTCCCCGAAGTACCCTAGATGGGGGTGACTCAGCCCACAGGAGCCTGCCAGCTGTGTATTTCCTCAGCGGTTGTTAACTAACTGCCTTTATGACTCGAGGGAGGGGTTTTATGGATCTTTTCTCGAAAATCTCTGAGccctccccaccctaccccacccaccccgtgtgtgtgt
This Peromyscus maniculatus bairdii isolate BWxNUB_F1_BW_parent chromosome 8, HU_Pman_BW_mat_3.1, whole genome shotgun sequence DNA region includes the following protein-coding sequences:
- the Prss41 gene encoding serine protease 41 isoform X5 — translated: MMTMYESSETVSHPSTAPSVFPGTWLPAECGTGKYPGPAKDFTRKAKSCRLCFPAMSIVFLISVAVALGIINTQVPSLGLEFTDLAKLADQQTPGVLLSGPPALGSQGAPLSLERLEARLSAPGCREAAMGLQGPMPLVVVLLVCVVLGESGSRAESQASGLKNTTNRLLSVPCGRRNDIQSLIVGGAESVQGRWPWQASLRWKKSHRCGGSLLSHRWVLTAAHCVIKHLDPGKWRVQLGQLTSKPSLWNRKAYSGRYRVKDIVVNYKDTRKFHDLALLRLASSVTYNKDIQPICVQPSTFMFQHWPSCWVTGWGVLEESMKPLPPPYHLREVQVTILNNSRCHDLFKITSVYPLISRDMFCAGTEDGSADTCSAHPYCSSG
- the Prss41 gene encoding serine protease 41 isoform X1, encoding MMTMYESSETVSHPSTAPSVFPGTWLPAECGTGKYPGPAKDFTRKAKSCRLCFPAMSIVFLISVAVALGIINTQVPSLGLEFTDLAKLADQQTPGVLLSGPPALGSQGAPLSLERLEARLSAPGCREAAMGLQGPMPLVVVLLVCVVLGESGSRAESQASGLKNTTNRLLSVPCGRRNDIQSLIVGGAESVQGRWPWQASLRWKKSHRCGGSLLSHRWVLTAAHCVIKHLDPGKWRVQLGQLTSKPSLWNRKAYSGRYRVKDIVVNYKDTRKFHDLALLRLASSVTYNKDIQPICVQPSTFMFQHWPSCWVTGWGVLEESMKPLPPPYHLREVQVTILNNSRCHDLFKITSVYPLISRDMFCAGTEDGSADTCSGDSGGPLVCIMDGLWYQIGIVSWGIGCGRPNLPGLYTNVSQHYSWIQTMMILNSAVRPDLAPLPLSLTLLQAPWLLRPT
- the Prss41 gene encoding serine protease 41 isoform X3, which codes for MSIVFLISVAVALGIINTQVPSLGLEFTDLAKLADQQTPGVLLSGPPALGSQGAPLSLERLEARLSAPGCREAAMGLQGPMPLVVVLLVCVVLGESGSRAESQASGLKNTTNRLLSVPCGRRNDIQSLIVGGAESVQGRWPWQASLRWKKSHRCGGSLLSHRWVLTAAHCVIKHLDPGKWRVQLGQLTSKPSLWNRKAYSGRYRVKDIVVNYKDTRKFHDLALLRLASSVTYNKDIQPICVQPSTFMFQHWPSCWVTGWGVLEESMKPLPPPYHLREVQVTILNNSRCHDLFKITSVYPLISRDMFCAGTEDGSADTCSGDSGGPLVCIMDGLWYQIGIVSWGIGCGRPNLPGLYTNVSQHYSWIQTMMILNSAVRPDLAPLPLSLTLLQAPWLLRPT
- the Prss41 gene encoding serine protease 41 isoform X4, which gives rise to MMTMYESSETVPSLGLEFTDLAKLADQQTPGVLLSGPPALGSQGAPLSLERLEARLSAPGCREAAMGLQGPMPLVVVLLVCVVLGESGSRAESQASGLKNTTNRLLSVPCGRRNDIQSLIVGGAESVQGRWPWQASLRWKKSHRCGGSLLSHRWVLTAAHCVIKHLDPGKWRVQLGQLTSKPSLWNRKAYSGRYRVKDIVVNYKDTRKFHDLALLRLASSVTYNKDIQPICVQPSTFMFQHWPSCWVTGWGVLEESMKPLPPPYHLREVQVTILNNSRCHDLFKITSVYPLISRDMFCAGTEDGSADTCSGDSGGPLVCIMDGLWYQIGIVSWGIGCGRPNLPGLYTNVSQHYSWIQTMMILNSAVRPDLAPLPLSLTLLQAPWLLRPT
- the Prss41 gene encoding serine protease 41 isoform X6 produces the protein MMTMYESSETGAPLSLERLEARLSAPGCREAAMGLQGPMPLVVVLLVCVVLGESGSRAESQASGLKNTTNRLLSVPCGRRNDIQSLIVGGAESVQGRWPWQASLRWKKSHRCGGSLLSHRWVLTAAHCVIKHLDPGKWRVQLGQLTSKPSLWNRKAYSGRYRVKDIVVNYKDTRKFHDLALLRLASSVTYNKDIQPICVQPSTFMFQHWPSCWVTGWGVLEESMKPLPPPYHLREVQVTILNNSRCHDLFKITSVYPLISRDMFCAGTEDGSADTCSGDSGGPLVCIMDGLWYQIGIVSWGIGCGRPNLPGLYTNVSQHYSWIQTMMILNSAVRPDLAPLPLSLTLLQAPWLLRPT
- the Prss41 gene encoding serine protease 41 isoform X2; protein product: MMTMYESSETVSTWLPAECGTGKYPGPAKDFTRKAKSCRLCFPAMSIVFLISVAVALGIINTQVPSLGLEFTDLAKLADQQTPGVLLSGPPALGSQGAPLSLERLEARLSAPGCREAAMGLQGPMPLVVVLLVCVVLGESGSRAESQASGLKNTTNRLLSVPCGRRNDIQSLIVGGAESVQGRWPWQASLRWKKSHRCGGSLLSHRWVLTAAHCVIKHLDPGKWRVQLGQLTSKPSLWNRKAYSGRYRVKDIVVNYKDTRKFHDLALLRLASSVTYNKDIQPICVQPSTFMFQHWPSCWVTGWGVLEESMKPLPPPYHLREVQVTILNNSRCHDLFKITSVYPLISRDMFCAGTEDGSADTCSGDSGGPLVCIMDGLWYQIGIVSWGIGCGRPNLPGLYTNVSQHYSWIQTMMILNSAVRPDLAPLPLSLTLLQAPWLLRPT